The Methanobacterium formicicum DSM 3637 nucleotide sequence ATGTGTCCTTTTCCTCTTCTTGGATCTTTATTTTTTTCATTAACCAATTCTTTGATGTTGTGTGTTCCATCCCCTGTTACATTTGCTGGAACTCGGTGCATTACTGCCACAACTTCATCCGCAATTACTAAAAATCTATATTCCTTGCCTGGTATGAATTCTTCAATCAAGACATAGTTAGAATAGCTTAGTGCTTCTTCAATGGATTTAATATAATCTTTTTTTGATTTTAAACCCTTAACTATGGAAACTCCATCTCCAAAATTAGCAGATTTAGGTTTAATCACAATATCCTTACTTTTAAGGTTCAAATATTCTTCTAAAGCTTCATCGGTCCGGTTAACTGTAATGCTTTTGGGCACGTTAATGTGGTGTTCTTTAAGAATTAACTTGGTTAACTCCTTGTTTTCCATGATCAATGGCACTATATATGAGTCTGCAGATGTTTTGGTGGCCTGCTTAACATATTCAACCCGCATACCTTTTTTCAGGCGAATGAAATTGTCATCCCAGTCCAGCACTTCAACCTCAGCATCCCTTCTTAAAGCTTCCTCTATAACAATTTGAGTTGAAAGTTCAAGTCCTTCATAGTTTTTTAACATAATTTCCTTCTCCTGAATTGTGGTTGTTGGAATAAGTTATAATCAGACTATTTAAGATCGTTTTTTAGCATAGAACTATTTAGCATTATTTTTAGCATATTTTATTCCAAATTCTAAAAAATTTTCATTATTTTCTCTCATTTCCTGATTCATCATTTCAGATGGCAATAGGGACATATCAAGAAGTTTTTGGTGTTCAGTTTCCACGCATGCTCCATATTTATTATTTTTAGTGCTGCTGTCCATCAGTTCAGCTATCTTTTTAAGCTTTTCAAATATTTCCTCTCCCCATGATTTGAGACTAATTTTGTTACCATCGTACTGTTTGAGGATTAAATCTTTTTTTCTTCCAATAAGTGACACTAAATGGTGATTTAAGTTTATCAGGTCATGTTCCTGGTCAGTTATGGGAGGGCTTTGTTCAAACAGGCAAAAGTGCAGGAAAACATGGAGGAAATGCATCTGGTCTATGTTTAAACCCAGTTTATGGAAAGGGTTTAAATCTAAAATTCTGACTTCCACGTATTTAACACCCCTTTTTTCCAGTGCATCCAGTGGAGTTTCCCCGTTACGAATGGGTTGTTTTAATCGAATTAAAGAATAAAATTCACTTTCCTTCTGTAGAACGTTTCCATTGAGTTGTATTTGAGAACCGTTTCTATAAATCCCCAGTTTTGAATATTCTTCATCCTCAGTTGACAGCATCCTGTGAATCTTTGTGGAATACTCCTTTAAACTATTGAAGTATATGTTTTCATTTTTAAGGCTGTTTGAATAGCCAAATCTACTTACACGTAGAGATGTTGCATATTGGAGGCAGTTTTCAATGATATTTTCAGGATCAGGACAGCATTTTTGAATGAGCATTAGTTCCTTTTTTATAACTGGATAATAACTGGAATGGCAGAATGGTGATGCTCCAAAAAGGTAAATTAATATCCAGCTGTAGCGTAGAAAGTTTCTTGCCAGCCCAAAATGTATTTCATCAATGAACAAACGTTTATCCTTCTGATTTCCAAATTTTTCATATAAATAGTTGATCATTTCATTGCCAAAAGAAAAATTATAATGAATTCCTGATATCATCTGCATTTTTTTACCATATCGCAGTGCTAAGCCATTTCTATATATTTCCATATCTTTTCCATTTTCACAATCCGGAAATGATGCAATGGGAATTTTTTCTTCATCTGGAAGATTTGGAGGCATACTGAGTGGCCATAATAGTTCATCACCAATGCCATTTTCGACTTCAAAGTTTATTGTTTTTAAGGAATCATACACTTCTTCTGCGCAATTGAAGGGTTTAGTTATCATTTCAATCTGACTTTCAGAAAAGTCATTGGTAATACGGGGATTTTTGGTTTTATTCCCGAATACCTGAGGATGAGGAGTTAAAGCAAGATCACCAGTTGAAAGAACCCTCTGACACTCTTTTTCCAGACCAAAATTACCTTCTACCAATAATTTTCCTTTGTCATCGTTTAAAAAAGACTTTGATATTTCTGAAAAGTCCCAGCTCATAAAATCCTCTTTTCCTATTTTTTTTATCAGAATTATTTTACAGAATAATTTACCCGTATTTTAAAAAACAGTGAAAACTTTCTTATATATTTGATTACTATTAATCCTTTCATAAATTATCGATAAATTTTTTAGTTGAAGTGCTGTTTTTTAGATAATTGAAGTGCTTTTTTTGGTAATATTACATGATTAGTTACTCATTTATTTTCTTAGATATGAAGAACTGCAATATAAAATTAACGATAGTTATAAGAACGCCTCTTAGATTAACATGAATTTAAAACAAGTTGTGTATATCATCTGCCGATCAAGCTTGTTGTATAAATCAACTGGCAATCAACATTGTTTATAGATGTACTGTGTATCAACCGTGGGTGTAGATCAATATTTAACTATAACTAGGATGAGACATGTTTATGATTAAGAGGAGTATACTTGAATAAAAATACATGGAATATTGAATCAAATGTCTGCGAATAAATGAGAACGAACTGGGGAAACTAATGGAACAAAAATATTTGAAAAATGAATACAGAGCATACAAATCCTTGATAAGCAAAAATAGGAGACAACTGATGGTATTTCTCAATCATTTAACTGCAGACAGTAGGGTAAAACAGCCAATAATGGCTAATGATTGGGATGAGGGTTGCTGTTCTGTTATAGTACAGGTTACAAATAATCATAACGTGGTTGCATTCCGGAGAGATGCAAAATTCCCGGCTGAGTTAATAATTACACAGAAATATTTTCATGGGAAAAAAGCAGCAGTGGAATACAAAATCAATGGAGGTCTATTCTACCATACTGTAATAACTGATAATGGCTGGATTATTGCCAGTGGGGGTATTGGAACAATTCGTAATCATGAACTAATGTCCCTGGCTGGTCAAATAATGGAAAATGGAACAATAAACCAGGATTCCATGGAAAAAGCCCAATCTATCTTAAGGAGCATGTGCGTGGGACACTTCCTAATCAAAAGCCCGGATAATTATGTTGGATCTGCAATCTGCTGCAAAAATACTTCATTAACCAAACTGTTTAAAATGAAGGATGGAGATTTTGTCAGTGTGCCCAATGCACCACAGTTTTACAGAGATGGGAATTTCACCGAGTTTAACAGTGATCCTCTTGCTGCTGCGGCTAGGATAGCAGGCACAGATCTTTGGGGAGTCAACCGGCGTAATGTAATATTTCAGGACGTGGAAAAAAACCCAGATAACACCCTGATCCAGGTTTGGGCATCATTTGATAATGGATCACTGATTGATAGAAACGAGGGTAAAGGCGGGCCGGATAATATACAGTTTTTAAAAAATCCCCTCATTCCTGGTGAGAACTTACCCATAATACCTGAAATGACTAAAATTGGTGATATAAACCTGATGGAAGGTTAATGGATCAGAAGTCGCTTGATTACGTAAAATCCCCAAAAAAATTAATTAAATAAATTTAATTAAATAGATATCATATTTTTTTATCCATTCCAACCTCAGATTTTCCATCTGTCTTGAAATTTTCTTTATATTCAACCATTTCAATCTTACAACCTGATCCTATGGTTATGTTGTTTCCTCGCACTACCCTTGCAGTGGTATTTTCAAGATAAATATTATCTCCTTCAATTACATCTGCAGTGAGTTCATTTTTCCCCTCAGACATTATTTTATTTTTAATACCTAAAAAACTCAGCTTCCCGCTTTTTTTAACTGTAATATCAGAACCACCTATTTCATTCACTTTACTGGGCCAGTACAGGTTTATTCTTAATATATCTCCATTGAGCATTCCCTCAATTGTGAAACCACCTTCTAAATTCAAGATTTCAGTATTAAAATCTTTTCCTACCAGTATACTTCCCTGGATTTTGGCTTCATCCACCAGTAAATCTCCACTGACTTCAAATTCTCCCTGGACTTTAACTTTTTGTGCATTTAAATCGCCTTTAACGATTGTTTCACCCTTTATGCTTACGTAATCCGCAGATTTTACACTGCCGTCCAGCTGGCCTTCCCCATACACTTTAAGGTTAGAGCATTCCACGTCTCCGTGGATTATGCCTTCACCCATTATACTTATCCGGTTAAATTCACCGCCGCTTGAAATTCCAGACCCGTAAATCTTCAGGTCTTTCCTTTTTTCCATCATAATTCCTCCGTTTCGCATATGTCAGGTTCATATAATTTTTAATCCTCTTTCCAGCTAAAGGTTGCTGTACCCAGACCAAAGAGTACTATTCCCAGTGCTGCAACTATGGCCAGGTCGGTTACCGCATCCCCTGTATTTCCAGTTATCATGGAACTTCTGAGGCCCTCGCTCAGGTAGGTTAGAGGGGATATCTTGGCCAGGTACTGTAGGAACCAGGGCATGTTATCCACTGGTATCAGGGTCCCGGAGACAAACATAAGGGGGAAAGTGATTACTCCCACGGCATTCATGGCTGATTCTTCATTTTTCACAAAGTTAGCAACCAGTATTCCAAATCCGGCGAAGAGTGCAGTTCCAACAACTATTAACAGCACGCTCACTACGTTGATCTGGGGGTGAATGTTAAATGCAAATGTTGCCAGTAATAGGGCCACTGCCAGCGATAAGATCACCAGTATGGTCCAGGTGGTGATTCTGGAAGCAATCCATTCTTTACTGGTTAAGGGTGTGGTTGAAAGTTTCCTGAACACTCCAGTGCTACGTAACCTGGCCACTGTCCCCACAGACATATTTGCTGCTGCAGACATGATGGTAATGGCCAGTATTCCTGGAAGAAGGAAATCAAAGTAGTTCATACCAGAAGTAGCAGCTTCCTGGGAGTTCACGGTGATGACTTCATGGGCACCGGAAATTTTCATGTTGAAACCATTGGCCACCTGCTGAACCACTGAAACCACGGCCATGGAAGTTGGTTTAGACTTATCATAGTACACATTAACCCCAGCAGTGCCTATGGACTGCTGAGTAGTGCCTATGGATTGTTGAATATTCTGACCAAAACCCTGGGGTATAATCAGGTACGATGTGATCTTCCCATCTTTCAGCATCTCTTCCAGATTCATCCCTGAACCATCTTTTAGCTGGACTGCCCCGGTAGATCCCATGGTCTGGATAAAATTACTGGACATGGATGAACCATCGTTATCATGATAATAAAGGGTAACTGTGTCAGATTGACCTCCAAATATGTATCCAAATAAAAGGAAAAGCACTATGGGGAAGATGAACATCCAGAAAATATTCATCCTGTCCCGGAATGTCTCTTTCAGACTGTACTTAATATCGGTGCTGATCCGTGACATTTATTTACCCCCTTCTGAGAGTTTATCACCAGTTAAATTCAAGAATACATCTTCCAAAGTTGCTTTTTTAACATAAATTTCTTCACATGCAAGTTCATTTCGATTAATAATAGATAAGGCCTTTGACATACATTTTGTCCCATTTTCTTCAGCTAATTTTATAAAAACATTGTTCCCCTCAATTTTAGACTCAGGAATGGCCTCGATTAATTCATTTTTGGCAATTTCCTCGCATTCCCTGATTATGAGGGTGTTACCACCACCATGGTGGTTAATTAAGTCTTCTGGTGTTCCTTCTGCAATTATCTGACCATTGTGCAGCACGTTCACCCGGTCTGCCAGGTAATGGGCTTCATCCATGTAATGGGTGGTGAGAAATACTGTCTTTCCCTTCGTTTTCAAGGCTTTTATTGCATCCCACACATCACGCCGGGCCTTGGGATCAAGGCCGGTAGTGGGTTCATCAAGGAAGACTATTTCCGGATCATTTACCAGGGCTATGGCAATTCCCACCCGTTGTTTCAGGCCTCCGGAGAGATCTTTAAACAGGGTGTTTCTTTTATCAATCAGGCTCAACATTTCAATTAGATCATCCACGTTGGTATGGGTAGGGTACATCTGGCCAAAATAATCGATGTTTTCATAAACTGTTAACCATTCAAATGCATTAAAATCCTGTGGAAGCACACCAATTCTTTTTTTAACTTCCATCTCATCTTTTTTAATGTCAAATCCCAGGATGGTAATGGTTCCTGCTGTTAAATTTTTCAGGCATTCCATCATTTCAACAGTGGTGGTTTTACCTGCACCATTAGGTCCAAGAAAGGCGAATATCTCCCCTTTTTCAATACTGAAAGATATGTCATTTACTGCTATGAAATCCCCGTATTTTTTAACCAGAGATCTAACTTCAATCACGTTATTAGTCATGTTATCAAATTTTCCTTTGTTCTGCCACTGAAGATTCATTGTGCATTTTAAAGCTGCTGTTATATTCTACCAGTTCTATTTTGCATCCTGGACCCAGTTCGATTGTATCGCCCCTTACCACTTTGGCCTGGGTATTTTCAAGGTAAATTTCATCTCCTTCAATGGTTTCAGTGTTCAGTTCTTTTCCTGCTCCAAAGGGCATGATCATGCCTTTGAGGCCAAATATGTCATATTTTCCTTTTCTTTTAATTGTGATCTTTGAACCACCAATTTCACCGGCTCGGGATGATCCGTGTAACCTGAGTTCCAGTTCATCGGCATTTAACAGCCCGTCAATTCCAAAAGTTCCCTCGATCTTTAAAAATTCAGCATTGCAATCTCCCACAACACTGATACTACCATAGGTTTCCGCCTTTTCTGCGGATAAATTACCTTTAATATCAGTAGTTCCATTAATTTTCATCTTATTTACTTCTAAATTACCTTTAATGGAATTATTACCATTCACTCTCAATTGATCTGTCGTAACATTTCCATTTAAGTTGCATTGTCCATTTATTTTCAGATATATACACTCAAGATCACCGTCTATCTTTCCACTTCCGTTAATGTTTACAGAATTATATTTACCGCCACTTGCACTTCCATGACCATTAATTCTCAAATCACTCACGATTTCCATAGGTATCACCCATTTAAACTATTTTAATCTTCAACTCCTCGATTAAATCAGTTAATTTCATTTTTGCAATGATTTTGGTACTGTTTTCAAAGTAGATATCAGCAACATTTGAAACCAGGCAGCAACTGGAAATTCCCAGTTTGCGTAGAAATATTAATTCACAGCTTTTTGCCTTAAATTTAGGATAATATTCTTCTAATATGTTCAATATCATATTACCTTCATCAAAATTGATTTTTCCTTCATCAAACATTTTATCTAAGATGTAAAGAAATAGTATGGTTTCAAAATCCAGCTTTCTGGTTTCACCTTTTTTTGCAGTATAGAAATCAAGGGTTGTTTTTGAAACAATGTTCTGCTTCATCAGGTCCTGACTTTCCATTACTATTTCCATTAGATTTGGGGATAACATGTCTGCCAGGTTGTCTAAGGAAATATCTCCTTTCATGTTCTTTATTTTCTCGATTCTATCGATAATCTTCTCTTTTGGAAAAAAGGTTTCCTGACCGGTGTAGGTAGATTTCCGGATAAACCATTCCTCTGGGATTAAATTTTTCCTTTTCCAGCGGTATAACTGGCCATAGGAAATTTGGGTTAATTCTAGTAATTCTTTTTTGGAAATCAACTCTTCTTCCATTTTTTAACACCACATTACATTAGCGTAACAAAACACTGTTACATAGATCATCATACTTAGTATTTAAAGGTTGCTCATACGAACAGTCCGTACAATAGAAAAGTATATAAGCATATACTTATATAACATGTGTTATGCTTAGGATTAATTCCAAGTCAACATTGGAGTCTACCGAAGAACTGGAGGAAGTGCTTAAAGCCCTGGCCAATGTCAACCGGTTGCTACTTATCTACTCCCTGGCCTCAGGGGAGGTGGAAAAAATCAGTGTAACCCAGGTATCAAAGAACATGGGCATAACTCAACCTGCAGCATCGCAGCATCTGAAAGTCCTGAAAAATGCCAATATACTCATTGCACACAAAGAGGGGAACTTCATCTACTACAGATTCAACAGACGCTCCATGGAAAAACACCAGAAGCAAATTGATTTTTTATTCACCTGTGCATTTGCCAAGTGTAGTCAGCTGGAAAAGGCCAGCTGCAAACATTCGGAAAAAAAGGAAGAATAAAGGCCTAAAATTAGGGTCTGAATTTTTTTAACATCTTCCAATCATTAATGCAATATTTAAAGATTTTGAATCAAATTGAGAGTACTTAAATCATTATTAAAAATACATCCTAAAAATCAAAACAAAAAATTAAAAACATCTCATTAACCTGTGAGTGATAATATGACCGAAATAAACGCAAATGAAGAATTACCTGTGTTAGTTTTACCAGATATGGTTTTATTACACGAAACTAACATGAACCTTAAAATAAGTAGAAAAATGGGGAGGGAAATACACGACCGTGTTCGTGATCATGATTACTTTGGTATAGCCGTAGCAACCAAGGAGGGGTTACCTGCCCGGTTTTACTCAGAATCTGACATTTACCACACAGGAACCCTGGTAAAAATCGAAAACGCCACTGAAATGAGGGACTTTTACCACCTTAAAGTGGAAATCATAGAAAGAGCAGAAATTGACGAACTCATCAAGGATGGTCTAAGTTACCAGGCTAAATACCATTTAATACCAGATATTGATGATTTAGATAAGGATAACCAGGCAGAAATCTTAAAACACGTACGCTACCTGGTCTCAGAGATCAGTGAAAACTTCAAAGAATCCAAGGCCTACGCAGAGCAAATCAATAAAATGGACGACGTGGGTAAGGTAATAGCCAGCCTATTCCCCTACATGAGACTATCCCTGGAAGAAAAACAGGACTTCCTGGAGACACGCTCACTGAAAGATAAAAGCTTAAAATTCCTGGACATCCTACTGGAGCAGAAAGAGTCCATCCAGTTCCAGATGGAAATGGCCGCCAAACTAAACGAGGAAATGAACAAAAAACACCGGGAAAACCTCCTGAAAGAGCAGCTCAGGGTGATACAGGATGAACTCTCTGAATCTGAAGGAACCCATAAAAAGGATTACCGGGAGTTAATCGAAGAAGCAAACATGCCTGAAGAGGTGAAAGAGGTTGCCCTGGAAGAAGTGAACAAACTGGAACGCCAGGGACCCAACAGCACTGAAGAAAACGTCATCCGAAACTACCTGGACCTTTTAACCAGTCTCCCCTGGGGTGAAAGCCAGGTTAAGGATATTGATATTGAATCAGCCAGAGAACTCTTAAACCAGCAACATTACGGTCTGGACAAAGTCAAAGACAGGATCATCCAGCACCTGACAGTGATGAAACTCAAAAAGAACAAACAGGGCTCCATACTCCTCCTGGTAGGACCACCCGGAACCGGTAAAACCAGCCTGGGAAAGAGCATTGCCGAAGCACTACAGCGTGAATACGTACGTATCAGCCTGGGTGGTGTGAAGGATGAATCTGAAATCAGGGGTCACAGAAGAACCTATGTAGGAGCACTACCTGGTCGAATAATCCAGGGAATGAAACGAGCCGGTACTCGAAACCCGGTGTTCATCATGGATGAAGTGGATAAACTAATGGCATCTTACAATGGAGACCCAGCCAGTGCCCTCCTGGAGGTGTTGGACCCTGAACAGAACAACACCTTCTCTGACCACTACCTGGAAGTACCCTACGATCTATCCGAAGTGTTCTTCATAGCAACTGCCAACTCCCTCAAGGGAATACCCGGCCCATTAAGGGACCGTATGGAAATCATAGAAATAGGCAGTTACACCAGCCATGAAAAATTCCACATAGCCCGAAACCACCTGGTTGATGAGGTCTTGGAAGACAACGGCCTGGATGAGACTCAGATACAGTTTGAAGATGAGGCCATAAAAACCATCATTGAAAAGTACACCCGGGAAGCAGGAGTAAGGGGACTTAAACGTCAGCTGGCAACTGTGGCCAGGGTGGCCTCAGAAAAAATCGTACTGGGAACTGTAGACCTGCCTTACGTGGTTAAAGAGGACATGCTCTACGATCTTCTGGGCCATGAACTCATACAGATCAACATGGCTGGGAAACACAACCCACCCGGAGTGGTAACTGGCCTGGCCTGGACACCAGTTGGTGGAGACATACTGTTCATTGAAGGAGCATTCATGCCCGGAACCGGGAAACTACTCCTCACCGGACAGTTAGGTGATGTGATGAAGGAATCCGCCAAGATATCCCAGAGCCTCATACGCTCCAGACTGGCCTTCAACCTGAAGAGTGTAGAATTCGACAAACAGGACCTGCACATACACGTACCATCCGGGGCCATACCCAAGGACGGACCATCAGCAGGTGTGGCATTACTGACCACCATAGCCTCCCTGGTCACTGGACAGACTGTGGACCCCAAACTGGCAATGACCGGTGAAATCTCCCTCCGAGGAGCAGTACTGCCAGTGGGTGGTATCAAAGAGAAGGTATTAGCCGCCCACCGTGCTGGAATAGAAAGGGTTATTCTGCCTGAAGAAAACCTTAAAGACCTGGATGATGTTCCAGATGATGTTAAGGAAGAAATGGAATTCATACCAGTTAAAACAGTGGAAGATGTTATAGGGGAAACCATTGGCATTGAACTACCAAAACCTTTGCTTCTGGACATGTCCACTGACACCTTAACTGGTGGAGCAGGCACTTAAAGTCCCTGAAATTTTACAGGTCCTTAAAAACCTAAGTATATTCCGTGGATGTTTACGGCTTAAAATCAGTCTGTAAGTCCATAAAACTTGAAAATTCCACCATTCATCCTGCAGGGTGATTTGGTGGAACTCTTTATTCTTCTTTTGAATTAAATGATTCTTATAAATTTAATTCTTAATTCCATAAAACTTGTATTAACTTCTTATAATCCAATTTTAATTTATAATCCTAATTTCTACTTCTTAAAAACCTAATTTTTATCTTTTTAACCTTCATTTTAGTTAATAAATTTCATTTTTTTACCCAAATTTTATATTTTATAATAAAGAAATAATAAATACATAAGAGGGGGTTTTAATGAACACTGAAGGTGCTCACCATTACATTGAAAAGGGCATTGAAAGCTGGTTAGATCATAAAAACTATTTTGAAGCTATTGACTTTTTTCCCGTGCCTTGGAATTTGAACCCCATAACCCTGATGCCCATCTATTAAGGGGAGCAGTGTACGTTGATGTTGGTGACCTGAACCTGGCTTTGAAGGATTATAATAAAGCTTTAGAATACAATCCTGAAAATGTTGGATTATTTTTTGATAAAGGAACAGTTTTATTCTATTTGGGTGAGTATGATAAGGCCATACACTCCTATGAAAAATTTCTATCTCGAGAACCCCGTGATGTGGATGCACTCTATTTCAATGGGTTGGCTTACCATTTTCTGGGGAAAAATAAAACCGCTCAGAAATTAATTGATGAAGCATTGACTTTGATTGAAAAATCTGATGATCTGTACCCTGATCTGTGTAATGCTAAGGGAGAAATACTTTTTGATCTTGAAAGTTACCCGGATGCAATTGATTATTTCAACAAAGCTGTAGAATCAGATCCTGCTTCCTTTATTGCTCTCTACAATACTGGGAGGGCATTCTATGAAATGGGAGAACTAAAATATGCCCTCAAGTACATTGAAGATGCCTTAAAAATAGAGCCTAAAGAGTGGGATGTACTGAATTATAAGGGCCTTATACTGATGGATATGGGTGTTAATGAAGATGCTATTGAATGTTTTGATAAAATTATAAAACTGCACCCTATTTACTTCCCTGCATGGTATAATAAAGGAGTGGCTCTTAAACAGCTTGGAAGAACTGAAGAAGCTTTAGATCACTTTGATCAGGCTATAAAACTCCTTCTTGATAAAAAACCAGGTATGACTCGGGGGATGTGTTTGAAAAGTTCCAAATGAAATGGATGTTATCTTCCCATGATGAGATTGTTTTAGCGACCAGTTTATTTACGTGGTTGGTTTTTTCTAACCATTCCATTTACATGATAACTTTTGTGAGCATTTTTTTCACATGGTTTGTTAATTTCCCAGTTCCTCATTTT carries:
- a CDS encoding lipopolysaccharide assembly protein LapB, encoding MEFEPHNPDAHLLRGAVYVDVGDLNLALKDYNKALEYNPENVGLFFDKGTVLFYLGEYDKAIHSYEKFLSREPRDVDALYFNGLAYHFLGKNKTAQKLIDEALTLIEKSDDLYPDLCNAKGEILFDLESYPDAIDYFNKAVESDPASFIALYNTGRAFYEMGELKYALKYIEDALKIEPKEWDVLNYKGLILMDMGVNEDAIECFDKIIKLHPIYFPAWYNKGVALKQLGRTEEALDHFDQAIKLLLDKKPGMTRGMCLKSSK